The Oncorhynchus kisutch isolate 150728-3 unplaced genomic scaffold, Okis_V2 Okis01b-Okis20b_hom, whole genome shotgun sequence genome contains the following window.
ACGGCCGGTCTGACGAAACAGACAACCAGTTTATTAGCAATATAAATACCTTCATTCGGTTGTTCAAGAGCTTCCCTAAAGTTCTGAAACAGCCATGTTGGCCTTGTTGACGGTCCAACCAAGTCTTGGATTGCTCCATCGTTGCCGGGTCAACATAGATGAAAGACTGGGCTTTGCCGAAGGATCTCAAGACAAAAGCAGTCAGCCTGAAGAAAGAAGTGGATTCATTTAAAAGCCCTGACATAATATCGTCAAGCTCCAAGTCATGACATCACACGTCAGCTGTCCTATCCATCGTCTCCATGCCAGAGATGCCATTTGATTGGTCAATACGTCATTGAAACTACCAGTAGGTGAAAAACAAGCCAAGTACTCACCAGGTGTTCCCCAAGCCTTGTCCAAACGTGCTGTACGCACCATCGGCATTCTTGTAGTTCAGCTGCCTTTGGTAACCTGCCGGTGGGTTTTTATCATCAACGGTGACCAAGCGCTTGTTCTATTCCCAGAGTTGTGCCCCAAACGGCTCCCTATATATCCacatcagggctctccaaccctgttcatggagAGCTACTCTCCAACCAAGTTGTAATTAACCCCattcaaccagctaattattagaaggGGAGcgagattagggttggagtgaaaacctacatacAGGACAGTAACAAGGTCGGAGAGTCCTGccctatgtaaggaatagggtgctatgagACAGTGTCAATATTCTACCATCAAATGACTTCAGTAGAAAACCATGTGTTGGGTCAGTGATATCATCTGTTATGCAGCTCCGCCGTTACCATGACAGCAGGGTACACCGTGGAGAAACACTTTAAAATAGAAAACAAAATTCTCTAATTGGACAAATCCAGCCCGGTTTGTGGATTTGGCATCTAATCAAGACAGATTTTAAGGGACTCTCCTACCACTAGTGAGGAACTTGGTGGCCTTTTCTAGGATGGCTGGCGTGAGCTGCTCTGTGTTCCTCAGGTACTCCAGGATGTAGATATTGGGGGAGAGCAGGGCCATATTCTGCTCCCCACACCCATACGGCATCTGCAACAGTCCATCCAGGTTGTTGAGGGCCCGACCCAGGATGTCCCCTACAGAGAAAAAAGGGACTTCTGTTACAGCAAACAGCAGCATCGTCACTTCCCACCACTACACAATGGTTTATTTTACCCAGAACTGAGAGGGAAATCCTAGCAGAGCCATCCACCACATTCTGGGGAAGTTGCAGTTCCACCTCCTCCGTCAGAGCTTCTCCTGTGGACACAAAGAGGAGCTGAATGAAGATGATCACGTCAACCACCGTGAACATTCAACGTTGATTCATTACTGACCAGTAGGACACAGCAACCAGTTGTAGGTGTGGCTCTTCTCTGTTCCCTcagcctggaggaggagagggattcaTTTCAGAGGCAGTATCTgtgctacctaacgttagttctCCCACAGCAGTACACTACATACCTTCACCAGCAGGCTCCGTGTGACTGTGTCAACGCGTCCTCTCTCCGGTACGTTCACAACCCCATTGTCACACGCAGTCTGGGACCGGACAGCCTCCGCACTAACAGACACGTTCAAAACCCCTACACACAGTACAGCGCAGGTTACACAACATCCAATACGGTGACAGTACACAACTCAGGTTGACATGCATTCTGCCGTTTGAACAGATGAAGACTAACCCAGGACAGAGGGGGCCATTGTCCAACTGAAGGTCTTTCGTCCATTGGCACACAAGCACGAGGAGTCCTGGACATCACGCAAGGGTGTGAGAGTGTAGTCCGAGGAAAGAGCTGGAGTCACAGAAACCTGCCAAAGAGGAACACGGCGTAAGATAACAATACAACTCAAGAAACCATCCTGGTGCAGTGTCGTACCATGATGCACTTGGAGAGGTAGTtaaacacagtggccttcagCTCAAAGTGCTCTCCCCGGATGACTGAGTAGGGCAGGGTGAGCTCCAGGAAGAAGGGCTGGAAGACCGTGAGCTCCACCAGAGGAGCCAGACCGAAGCCACTGGGGGCCAGGCAGAAGACCTCAGTCTCCCAGGTGGTGATGGTGTCTGGGACTGTCAGGGGGACATCTAAAGATCCAGACTCCCTGGAATACAGAGGTCAGAGTTCAAACAGAAATCCACCACGTGTGTCTCATTTCAACACAGTTTGTTGTTACAAATGCATTTAAGCTTTATCTAACCAGGGACACCCATTGAGGTCAAAGGGTCTTTCCTAAGAGAAAGCTGGCCTACAGAGGTTCAGGTTCCTAATCTACACCACTACTGTTTGGATACGAGGCAAGAGCTAAGAGGGCTTTCACCAGAGGTCGGCCTCACTCTGCAGAGCACTTACCCAACTTCCACAAGGTCCCAAATCCATGTCTCAGGGAAGAATGTACGGACCGTCTGTATGGGTGGCGGAGGTGGAGCGGCAAGTCCACCAGCCACAGCCATTTCAAGTCTAGGACCCGCTGATCCAGGCCTAGCCGATCCAGGCCTAGCCATTAGGCTGTAAGCTACTACCAACACAAAACATGGCCATTAGTGTCAAGTTAAAAATAGACTGAATGCTGCTGGGCTCAGTGAGTGCATGCAGTGTTTAGACCAGGCTTTGTTATTCTAGCAAAAGGTCATCCATAACCCAAGATTCATTAGACTTGGCAATGAGAATAAGGGTTGGTAAGGACATCTCACCATAGGAGCGATAGTACTGGTTCCCCTGGTAACTGAGGCAGGAAGGTACTCTTATATCCAGGTTAGTCGCTAGCTTCAATCCCAGTGTCTAGAAATAGCAGAACCAATTTAGTAATAAAAGTCAGTTTGTCATTCTATTAAGTTTAACACATTGTAACAGTACGGTGACTGATTCTTCCCAGAAAGAAGAAAAAGAGGCTTCAAGTTGAGAAAACAGGGCAGAAATATTTACCTGAAAAACTGCATAAGGATCATTTGTCTGCTCAGACGGTCCATATGGGTGTGGTATTATGGATCTCCTTGGTCGAACGCGTAAACATGCTACTGGATCTTCAAGCTCGTAGGGAATATAGGTCATTTCCTTGACCGGTAACAAATCAAATATCTGGAAAGGGACAACAGGGAGGTGTGAAATTACCTTGTTCATTGGGGACCAAACAGAACAGACTGAAACGACTACTTTTTGTTGTCCATTGCTAAACGTTCAACAAGGAGGTGCTTTCCAGTTACTGAGAGGCAATAGAAAGTGGGCCTCAAGCCAGAGAATGAGTCCCATCACATTTGATAAAAGCTCCCTACAGTGAACAGATCCACTCCATGTCTGCTGTAGTCACTGGTTGTATTCCCAGCACCACCAAAACAGTAGGTATGGTGGTACCACTTGTTCACTTCAGTGAGCCGTGTTACCTTGTCAGCATCCAGCCTCTTCCCTGGCTCCATGATGCCAACACTCTGGTCAACAGCACTGAGGCCACAGAGGGAACCGGGCCGGGCCGAGAGATGCAGGGTGTTCTCCTCCCCTGGGACAGCGTTGGAGGGAGAGAACTCCACCAACACCTGGCAGACACAGATCCCATTACTCCAGGTATGATACAGTCTGCATGGAAATACTGGACACCTTTCATAAAAGGACAACAATGTTTGTGATGTACAGTCACTGGGGATATGCCagactcctccacacacacacacacaccttgttccTGAAGCATTTCTCAGTGGGGAAGTTCATGCTGTGGGCGATGACAGTCTCACTGGGTAGCATACTGTACACCAGGAGCTGAACCACCGGCGCCATCTCTGGGACCACTGCCAACGTCAAGGTGACGTCACCCTCAGCTACTGCAACGCAAGAGCAGGTCACTCATTAAGCACCTTCCAGAACGTTCAGAATCACTTCATGAAATTCACTCACCAGGACTGTCCTGCTGCACAGTAACATTGATGTGTCCATGCTGAACTATGACCCCTCTGGACAAGGCCTGGAGGGAAAGGAAACAGTTCTCAGCAAGAGTGGAAACGTTGCAACCTGGACTCACGGGGTTGACGTAACACGGTTAACAAATCCAGgactccaattagtatgatacGTTAGCACCTATTCATTTGTGGATGCCCATCATCCATTTTATATAGGTTATGAATTTGATAAATGTATTATTTATAgattacgaattccaatttgtaaCATGAGCTAGGTTGGGTTACAGTGGTTGATTAGGAGTATTGGTGTAGTTTAGGAACATCCTTCCTTTGAAAGTGTGGCTCGGGCCTGAAATgatcctggtcaaaaggagtgcaaaTAGGAAATATGGTGCTGTTTGAGAGGCACCATGGGTTTGCAGGTTGTTCCTGGTTCTACTCACCAGGTAGAGGACAGCCACAGAGCCCTTTGGGACAGTCTCCCCTACGATGGCATAGCGGATGGTGATCGACACCGCCTGCCCACACGCCAGTGGTTTCTCCACCTTCTGAATAGCCAGGGAGCTGGACGGTTTAATGTCAGGGGCAGCGGGCTGGATCAGCGAGAGTAGGTGTTGCCCTCTGTTGAAATAGGGGACCCTGTATCCTGGGTACTCCACTTGTGGGGTGTCGCTCACCTGGAAAGGAACAAAaggaatagtaactaaaggccCAATCCTAAATCAACCCCTTGAGCCCgtcctatatacagtggggatcTGAGAGGATGACAGGAAGCAATATGGTAACAGATCCACCTTACTTCCACCTAGCCTGTTAAGGTCATGACCTCTGGGCATCGTTTCCCCAacagtcctggggaccccaagcgGTGCACGTTTTGGTTCCCCCGTCACAGGAATGTCATAATTCCTATCTCTGTTTAAGAATTTCTAAGATTCTTATTTGTATAAAATAGACAGGGACCAGTCTCCTCAAAATTAGATgatagtatttattctcggagctcGCTGCCATGAAACCACAAACAGTTTATATACTAAATATGACACCATAGGTTATAAAATGTCTTTCCTCCTATGAccaggacagaacaggttcaaaAGTTTATTCCAACCCACTAGCTCACTCACTCCAGACACACACTTATCCAGATTAACTTCTGGAATCTTCACCTTCATCCATCACTATTTAGAAGACTTTTCCATTATCTGGAACTCTCTATCTTATCTAAACATCCCAGAGCTAAGttgagtcggttcaaccataggttaacgaccCTTTTTGCTTGCTTAAAAAGCCACAATCCTTCCTTATGAATTGAcattattaatcagatataataaagaGTATAAGTttaattagttatagttctatttaaaatgtagatattgtttagtcCCAGACACTGGCATCGAGTATAAAGTCTCTCAAACCTAGAAGGAATCATACTTACTACGAGGTTAATATTCTCTTTGGGCAGACTGGTTGTGTTGACGGAGAACCTGGCAATACCACGACTGTCCGTGGTTAGGTTCTGTAGTCGTAGATATGAGGACCAGCCTTTCTCCTCGAACAGGTAGACTAACATGTCAGAGATGGGTGTGTTGTTATATCGAACAGCATTTATCTGAAGAAAAAGGGGGGTGTTGTATGAATGAAGTGACACCACATACTGGTAGTTCAGGAAGCAGGACAAACCAAGCATACACAATGCAACAGGAACACCATTTGGACTTACCTTGCCTTCGATAATTGATCCATGCTCATAGATTTGGGGCGTGTCAACAAATGTGAATTCTCCAATCACATAGGAGAGCTCTACATTTTTTTCCTCAGACAGTGTAATACCTGTCAAATGAAAACAAATATGGTTTTATTTCACAATACAGAAACTGAATTGCAGTGCAGCTTCCACAGAATATTAAAACAGCATTACATAAAACCCTGCTGCAGCACCAACGGTCAAAAAGCTCTTTCTTACAAAACCTTGAGCCAACGCAGAGTAACCCAAACTCAGTTCTGGGGACCCCCCCTGGGTGCACCTTGTAGTTTCTTGCCCTGGCACTCCAGCTGATTCAAATCAAAACTACATTATGAGATGGTTATTTCAGTCAGCTGTGTAGCGctcgggcaaaaaccaaaacatgaacCCAGGGGGAACCCCAGGACAGTTAGGCAATAGTTACGTCGCCATCAGCTGAAGTGAAATGAAGGGTTTGTCTTGAGTCAACAACATGATGCATCTCATAATGATTGTGATGAGGACTTGCCTGTCCCCTCCTCCTGTACTTCTGCATGGACACTAAACACGTCTCCCAGCAATTTCTCTCCTGCATTCTTTGTGAAAAGTGCCATGTTGAAGACACAAGAAGCACAGCCAGTATGGTCCATCTAGGAAAAGCAAGCAGAACCACACATAAAAACAGATTTAAAtcccattcaaaatgtaataggTTGGTAAAAACAGCACTACTCGTTTTAGGAAAGCATACAGACCTCTATTGACTCTTTGTGGCATGGAGGTGTGTAATCAGGAACTCCTTGTGGATTTCGCTCATCAATTGTTATTGGTATCACTGCATTGTCCACCAAAGGTCGGCACAACTTGACCCCTGCTTTACCAGGTACAGGCTGCCCATACGTGTATCTGATTTCAATTCACAACAAGACAAGTGTCAATTTCCTACATCCAGTTACCATATTAAAAACATAAGACCTAAAGGCTTCAAGTCAGGCGTTTAACACGGTCAATGAATCTGGACCTGTATTCATAGAGCCTCAGAACGGGATCAGTTTTAACTATAGATCATAATGAACAAGGTCACATGTCAGgctgggacctgatcctagaactGCCATCCTAATTTGAGATGCTTTATGACCGAAGAACCAGCTGTTCATGTGATTGCCACTAACAAATCTCAGGGATCCTAGCAGCAGTAGCACTATAGGTCTTCAATTAGCATGGGTCATTAATGCAGACCACATGCATATTTAAATAAGTGTATTATGTCAAATGAAGCTACAGTACtagcagaggctgctgcctacagacttgacatcattggaaTACTAGTCACTAATAATGCTTACAtaccttgcattactcatctcatatgtttatagTGTATTCTATACCTCTGACATTGATCATCTATCGCTGCACCCGCAACAtgaaccaataaaatgttatttactTGTATTTTCAAATCCTTCATTTGAAACGTGAAAGTAAATGTAATACTTCTAATAGtagttgaacccaggtctgccttCACGTAATGAGATAATTAATGACATGTAGTGGAGTTAGACATCACCTTGTAACTACAGTACATTGCAAATCACCAATAGTGTTTACTCACTCTGCACACACTTTCACTTCATACTCTTCTTGAACAACGCTGATCTTGTCAGTGAGGTTCATTTTGATCTCAAACTTGGGCAAAACTACAGATAAAAAGAACAGCAGTCAACTCCAGAACGTTCCAGGATTGTGATGCATTGATGCAACATTACCGAGCATGAAAGAGAAACTCAACCTACCATACTGTTCTACCTTGAAGTTGTGGTAGATTTTCTCTTCACCAATCCACACTACAATGGTATAGGATCCTACAGGTGCTTCAGAGTTCAGGGGGTGAGAAAGCTGCAGAATGTTGCCACTGGATGTAGTGTTGACCCACTGTCCAATCCGGTTGTGATTAACATCCTGTTGGTTCATAGGAAGGGGCATGTTCAGCAGGACACAACGTTGTGGAAAGTTCACAACGGTATACAGGACAAGGAGTCagttctatctgcaacattcatCTACCGAAGAGGGCCCAGATTACACACAACGCTGATTGGAAGTATTTAGCCATCTTCTACAGTAGGTGGATATGAGGACCTAGCTAGCAGGGGGAGTCATAATGCTGCAGTCTTTACACGGACAGTCAACATAAAGTTACACCAACAAGGATCTTACCTCAAGTTCCACAATGTTGTACTGTGAAGGGCAAAGACAAGAGATGGGCGTCATGTTTCATTAAGAACTCCAATGCCAAAACGGAGCATAGCTGTCTACAGCTACTAGACAGGTGATTGGCTTGGTCACTTAACGTAAACATCACATGTAACATTTGCAATTCAATCTCAGGAAAAGATGATCCCATACATTCCAATCTGACCTATACGAATGGAAGCCTCATGTCATGGCTGTACATAATACCAGACTGCTATGTCCATCACAGTATTGTGACACTTCTGCATCTTGGATTGAAATAGTAGAGACTGAACTAAAATACTATTGTCAATCGTATATTTTCAACTCACCAGCTGATTGACGGGGCTAAAATGGGTATCCAAGGTGACGACTCTAAAAAGCACTGTAAACAGCCAACGACAAGACGACAAACACAATGAGAATATTAGAAGCATAATTCCAAGGATTCCCAGAAATACTGGTTGAGGATTTCCAGCCTGATTCCAGTGTACATATCCTGAGTGAACCCAGGGGGATTTACTGCATCTGCACCACATTCCTGAACAACGAGGCTCTTCAGATGTCTACCGTTTCCCTCTACAATCCTCATAAGCCACGCATGACGTTAGAACATAGTGGACGGGACCAGACTGGGGAAGAGCATTGCCAGCAATGATGGTGTTCTTTTCTACACAATTATTGCCTGATGCATTTCAAACAATACTTCATTGTaatactgttatagcctcaaaTAAACAAAGGGAGCACGGTGGGGTCGTGGATAACTGTTGATGTCAAAATGGGGTCAGGGGCCCAAAAAGGTCAAAGCCCCGGAGTAAACCATTACAGAACATGCCAACACCTAATTGGCCTGTTTCTTAGCAACCAGACTAAACATTACCCGTTTGTCCTGGGTTGTAGATTGGTTTGTCCGTTTGGATGAACGTCACGGGGCTGTAGGGTTTGATCatgacccttctctcctctgttgaTAGGAATGTTTCTCCTCGAACCTCCACCTTAAAGTTCTGCACTTTGTCGCTATTCACACGAGGGGCCTGTCAGGGACGGAAACAGGGCAACGCCGGTGAACAAACGGACCGATAACATAGGACATTCAAATGTGGTGCCGTGTGGCCCAGTTGGTAAGAGCGTGCCACTAGCCACTTCAAGGTAGAGCGTTTAACTCCTGCAGGGATCCCATTATGCATTCAGCCTACTGTAAGTTACAGACAGTGGGGCAAAGAAGTATttctagtcagccaccaattgtgcaagttctcccacttaaaaaggagaggcctgtaattttcatcataggtacacttcaactatgacagacaaaatgagaatttaTTTtctccagaaaaatcacattgtaggatttgtaattgtttgaacttgttatcagtataaaaaaaaagacacctgtccacaacctcaaaaagtcacactccaaactccactatggccaagaccaaagagctgtcaaaggacaccagaaacaaaattgtagacctgcaccaggctgggaagactgaatctgcaataggtaagtagcttggtttgaagaaatcaactgtgggagcaattattaggaaatggaagacatacaagaccactgataatctccctcgatctggggctccatgcaagatctcactagagagcatttggatgatccagaagaagagaatgtcatatggtcagatgaaaccaaaatataactttttggtaaaaactcaactcgtcatgtttggaggacaaagaatgctgagttgcatccaaacctactgtgaagcatgggggtggaaacatcatgcgttggggctgtttttctgcaaagggaccaggacgactgatccgtgtaaaggaaagaatgaatgaggcCATGCATCGtgaaaaacctccttccatcagcaagggcattgaggatgaaacgtggctgggtctttcagcatgacaatgatcccaaacacaccgcccgggcaacgaaggagtggcttcgtaagaagcatttcaaggtcctggagtggcctagccagtctccagatctcaaccccatagaaaatcttgagGGAGTtggaagtccgtgttgcccagcaacagccccaaaacatcactgctctagaggagatctgcatggaggaatgggccaaaataccagcaacagtgtgtgaaaaccttgtcaaatgttttctgtaagtcttcacctctgtcattgccaacaaagggtatataacaaagtattgagataaataaacttttgttattgaccaaatactttccaccatcatttgcaaataaattcattaaaaatcctacaatgtgattttctttccttattttgtttgtcatagttgaagtgtacctatgatgaaaattacaggcctctccttTTTAAGTGGCTGACTGTATATAACTTGTCTCAATAGTATATACTAGCATTCAATCAAAACCTGGTACAAATTGGAAGAAAAGTTCTGGTAGGCCACCACTGACATTTCCCATAAAATAAGCTGGCATTGCACAAAGAACCTAAGCGATGCATCAAAGCTGAGCAGTACAGTCCACTCTTAATGGAATGGTTCTGGAAGTCCACCAGTGCTGGGCTGACCTGAAACTGGAAACAGCGGTGAAACTCTTGGTCAGAACTCTGGTGGAGAAGTCTCTTGTTCTGCCCGTCGGCCATCAGAGATACGGTCATGACCAGGGTCTCGTTGGGCTGCAGAAGGCTGGCACAAAGCTTGGCCTCTGAGCCTGCCTGGATCACTGCAGGAACGGCTACCATGTAAACCCTACAGAGAACACACCCGGCAACAGGAAAATCAGTACATCTCTAAACCCAAAGCCAGTTGAAATATACAAGAGGGGATAAAGATCTGCAGAAAGGGTAGGTGAAAAATTGCTCTCAAAAGTCTGATCACTAAATTCTAACTGCAGATGGACTTACGGTCTTGGAGTCTCTTGACAGACACAAAGCCAGTGAATGCAGGCAAAGAGTATCCATCTCCAAACCTGAAGCCCAGGAAGAACCATGACTAAAGGAGAAAAATAAACCACCAAGTCTGTTATGACTAGTATTCCTCCTAGGAAAACCGGCCTACTGCAAGTTCATTTCCTGTCATTCTACCATTGGGCAaacaatttaacaattgtatGATCAATTTCATGCAATTACTAAATTTGCCAATGGGCAGAAATAAGAGGCCAAAtgcactattattattactcttATTACCGTCAATTCTAGACATTCCCCCATGACTATGCCAGTTTAATGATAACTGagtgagtgactaacaaaatcaatgttaGTCTAGTGTGCATAGAATGTTACTAAAGCCTTTTAGAGTGCATTTGCTATAGCCTGTAAAAGAACAgatgaatgtaaaaaaaataaaaaataaaagttaagCGTTAATTTATTAGTAGTTAA
Protein-coding sequences here:
- the LOC116358984 gene encoding alpha-2-macroglobulin-like isoform X3 — translated: MVLPGLQVWRWILFACIHWLCVCQETPRPVYMVAVPAVIQAGSEAKLCASLLQPNETLVMTVSLMADGQNKRLLHQSSDQEFHRCFQFQAPRVNSDKVQNFKVEVRGETFLSTEERRVMIKPYSPVTFIQTDKPIYNPGQTVLFRVVTLDTHFSPVNQLYNIVELEDVNHNRIGQWVNTTSSGNILQLSHPLNSEAPVGSYTIVVWIGEEKIYHNFKVEQYVLPKFEIKMNLTDKISVVQEEYEVKVCAEYTYGQPVPGKAGVKLCRPLVDNAVIPITIDERNPQGVPDYTPPCHKESIEMDHTGCASCVFNMALFTKNAGEKLLGDVFSVHAEVQEEGTGITLSEEKNVELSYVIGEFTFVDTPQIYEHGSIIEGKINAVRYNNTPISDMLVYLFEEKGWSSYLRLQNLTTDSRGIARFSVNTTSLPKENINLVVSDTPQVEYPGYRVPYFNRGQHLLSLIQPAAPDIKPSSSLAIQKVEKPLACGQAVSITIRYAIVGETVPKGSVAVLYLALSRGVIVQHGHINVTVQQDSPAEGDVTLTLAVVPEMAPVVQLLVYSMLPSETVIAHSMNFPTEKCFRNKVLVEFSPSNAVPGEENTLHLSARPGSLCGLSAVDQSVGIMEPGKRLDADKIFDLLPVKEMTYIPYELEDPVACLRVRPRRSIIPHPYGPSEQTNDPYAVFQTLGLKLATNLDIRVPSCLSYQGNQYYRSYVAYSLMARPGSARPGSAGPRLEMAVAGGLAAPPPPPIQTVRTFFPETWIWDLVEVGESGSLDVPLTVPDTITTWETEVFCLAPSGFGLAPLVELTVFQPFFLELTLPYSVIRGEHFELKATVFNYLSKCIMVSVTPALSSDYTLTPLRDVQDSSCLCANGRKTFSWTMAPSVLGVLNVSVSAEAVRSQTACDNGVVNVPERGRVDTVTRSLLVKAEGTEKSHTYNWLLCPTGEALTEEVELQLPQNVVDGSARISLSVLGDILGRALNNLDGLLQMPYGCGEQNMALLSPNIYILEYLRNTEQLTPAILEKATKFLTSGYQRQLNYKNADGAYSTFGQGLGNTWLTAFVLRSFGKAQSFIYVDPATMEQSKTWLDRQQGQHGCFRTLGKLLNNRMKGGVTDEVTLTAYITASMLELNMSVTDPVVDHSLSCLKNSTSDLSNTYATALLAYTFTLAGDVETRARLLQHLDTISFQEGGLLHWSQSSSETSPSLEVEISSYVLLASLSASSRSTSDLGYASRIVRWLVRQQNAYGGFSSTQDTVVALQALALYSTRVFSRGGASTVTVRSPSGDRCLFHVNQNNKLLYQERALQDTEGKYSVEVQGSACASVQVVLRYNVPTPTRSTTLSIQVTPEVDCNRTSLRPRVTLKLQSLYHGKELTTNMIIVDLKMLSGFSPDPDSLGRLRGSSQVARVDIKDDHVLMYLTELTSLPFRITLDIIQELPVQNLKPAVVKIYDYYQPSDQAETEYVFPCK
- the LOC116358984 gene encoding alpha-2-macroglobulin-like isoform X2, whose translation is MVLPGLQVWRWILFACIHWLCVCQETPRPVYMVAVPAVIQAGSEAKLCASLLQPNETLVMTVSLMADGQNKRLLHQSSDQEFHRCFQFQAPRVNSDKVQNFKVEVRGETFLSTEERRVMIKPYSPVTFIQTDKPIYNPGQTVLFRVVTLDTHFSPVNQLYNIVELEDVNHNRIGQWVNTTSSGNILQLSHPLNSEAPVGSYTIVVWIGEEKIYHNFKVEQYVLPKFEIKMNLTDKISVVQEEYEVKVCAEYTYGQPVPGKAGVKLCRPLVDNAVIPITIDERNPQGVPDYTPPCHKESIEMDHTGCASCVFNMALFTKNAGEKLLGDVFSVHAEVQEEGTGITLSEEKNVELSYVIGEFTFVDTPQIYEHGSIIEGKINAVRYNNTPISDMLVYLFEEKGWSSYLRLQNLTTDSRGIARFSVNTTSLPKENINLVVSDTPQVEYPGYRVPYFNRGQHLLSLIQPAAPDIKPSSSLAIQKVEKPLACGQAVSITIRYAIVGETVPKGSVAVLYLALSRGVIVQHGHINVTVQQDSPVAEGDVTLTLAVVPEMAPVVQLLVYSMLPSETVIAHSMNFPTEKCFRNKVLVEFSPSNAVPGEENTLHLSARPGSLCGLSAVDQSVGIMEPGKRLDADKIFDLLPVKEMTYIPYELEDPVACLRVRPRRSIIPHPYGPSEQTNDPYAVFQTLGLKLATNLDIRVPSCLSYQGNQYYRSYAYSLMARPGSARPGSAGPRLEMAVAGGLAAPPPPPIQTVRTFFPETWIWDLVEVGESGSLDVPLTVPDTITTWETEVFCLAPSGFGLAPLVELTVFQPFFLELTLPYSVIRGEHFELKATVFNYLSKCIMVSVTPALSSDYTLTPLRDVQDSSCLCANGRKTFSWTMAPSVLGVLNVSVSAEAVRSQTACDNGVVNVPERGRVDTVTRSLLVKAEGTEKSHTYNWLLCPTGEALTEEVELQLPQNVVDGSARISLSVLGDILGRALNNLDGLLQMPYGCGEQNMALLSPNIYILEYLRNTEQLTPAILEKATKFLTSGYQRQLNYKNADGAYSTFGQGLGNTWLTAFVLRSFGKAQSFIYVDPATMEQSKTWLDRQQGQHGCFRTLGKLLNNRMKGGVTDEVTLTAYITASMLELNMSVTDPVVDHSLSCLKNSTSDLSNTYATALLAYTFTLAGDVETRARLLQHLDTISFQEGGLLHWSQSSSETSPSLEVEISSYVLLASLSASSRSTSDLGYASRIVRWLVRQQNAYGGFSSTQDTVVALQALALYSTRVFSRGGASTVTVRSPSGDRCLFHVNQNNKLLYQERALQDTEGKYSVEVQGSACASVQVVLRYNVPTPTRSTTLSIQVTPEVDCNRTSLRPRVTLKLQSLYHGKELTTNMIIVDLKMLSGFSPDPDSLGRLRGSSQVARVDIKDDHVLMYLTELTSLPFRITLDIIQELPVQNLKPAVVKIYDYYQPSDQAETEYVFPCK